One window of Sphingomonas sp. KC8 genomic DNA carries:
- the ykgO gene encoding type B 50S ribosomal protein L36 has protein sequence MKIRNSLKSLKGRHRDNRVIRRRGRTYVINKTNRRFKARQG, from the coding sequence ATGAAGATCCGCAACTCGCTCAAATCGCTCAAGGGGCGCCATCGCGACAACCGCGTGATCCGTCGTCGCGGCCGCACCTACGTCATCAACAAGACGAACCGTCGCTTCAAGGCGCGCCAGGGCTGA
- a CDS encoding acyltransferase family protein — MADDSHARPPHETDIAVAAQAHVAYTRRQHFAGLNGIRCLAILAVIWHHAPHPAWMPIMTRGFFGVDLFFALSGFLIATLLIREKAKSGRVSLKNFWIRRMLRLVPAYYFLLAALVVVYLVFKPGSPDTAKLVNGLPVYALYLSNWFHPDAPNLAPTWSLATEEQFYLVWPLVEAFAAPLVGGAIWLAAFVGNQLVNFGLLDGVIAQHFGLAPDQHPEILQTTFTPILLGVALAHLLHRRGTYAIVARVAGWRGASWAYALLLLALLNLPAADISGAFRLALHGVSVLFIAAIILRPQGLLARGLESRVPNYIGTVSYGMYLYHLFCMHAATAIASKAGAPWAIFILTALLTLLVSAASYHVLEKPFLAMRSRFRILNPAADPREPNPALT; from the coding sequence ATGGCCGACGATTCACATGCGCGCCCGCCGCATGAGACGGACATTGCCGTCGCGGCCCAAGCGCATGTCGCCTATACCCGGCGTCAGCATTTTGCGGGGCTGAACGGCATTCGCTGCCTCGCGATCCTGGCGGTCATCTGGCACCATGCGCCGCACCCGGCCTGGATGCCGATCATGACCCGGGGGTTTTTCGGCGTCGATCTGTTCTTCGCGCTCAGCGGGTTCCTGATCGCCACCCTTTTGATCCGCGAAAAGGCCAAAAGCGGGCGCGTCTCGCTGAAGAATTTCTGGATACGCCGCATGCTCCGGCTGGTGCCGGCTTATTATTTCCTGCTTGCCGCGCTGGTTGTCGTCTATCTCGTCTTCAAGCCCGGCAGCCCGGACACCGCGAAACTGGTGAACGGGTTGCCCGTTTATGCGCTCTATCTGTCCAACTGGTTTCATCCGGACGCGCCCAATCTGGCGCCGACATGGTCACTCGCGACGGAAGAACAATTCTATCTCGTCTGGCCGCTGGTCGAAGCCTTCGCCGCCCCCTTGGTCGGCGGGGCGATCTGGCTGGCGGCGTTCGTCGGCAATCAACTGGTGAATTTCGGCTTGCTCGACGGGGTGATCGCCCAGCATTTCGGCCTTGCGCCGGATCAGCATCCCGAAATCCTGCAGACCACCTTTACGCCGATCCTGCTCGGCGTCGCGCTGGCGCACCTCCTCCATCGCCGTGGCACATATGCGATCGTCGCGCGCGTGGCGGGGTGGCGCGGGGCAAGCTGGGCCTATGCCCTGCTGCTGCTCGCCCTGCTGAACCTGCCGGCGGCTGATATTTCGGGGGCATTCCGCCTTGCCCTGCACGGGGTGTCGGTCTTGTTCATCGCCGCCATCATCCTGCGGCCGCAGGGCCTGTTGGCCCGTGGGCTGGAATCGCGCGTACCGAATTATATCGGGACGGTCAGCTATGGCATGTATCTGTACCATTTGTTCTGCATGCACGCGGCGACGGCGATCGCGTCCAAGGCCGGTGCGCCCTGGGCGATCTTCATCCTGACGGCGTTGCTGACCCTGCTGGTTTCCGCGGCAAGCTATCATGTTCTGGAAAAACCGTTTCTGGCGATGCGATCGCGGTTCCGCATCCTCAACCCCGCGGCCGACCCGCGCGAGCCGAACCCGGCGCTCACCTGA
- a CDS encoding antibiotic biosynthesis monooxygenase family protein: MFVAVYWWRVHPGKEEQFRAAWRRGTELITAAYGSYGSRLHRTADGRFVGVAEWPDEATWRRAFDAKMVYDDPATRAAFVDAIADAPREPLLAMAVTDDLLLRDLGLADEDEGRG, encoded by the coding sequence ATGTTCGTCGCGGTCTATTGGTGGCGGGTCCACCCCGGCAAGGAAGAACAGTTCCGCGCGGCATGGCGGCGCGGAACCGAACTGATCACGGCGGCCTATGGCAGCTATGGGTCGCGTCTCCACCGCACCGCCGATGGCCGTTTCGTCGGGGTTGCCGAATGGCCCGATGAAGCCACCTGGCGCCGGGCGTTCGATGCCAAGATGGTCTATGACGATCCCGCCACCCGCGCGGCCTTCGTCGATGCGATCGCCGATGCCCCGCGTGAACCGCTGCTGGCAATGGCGGTGACGGATGATCTGCTGCTGCGCGATCTGGGCCTGGCGGATGAGGATGAGGGGCGAGGATGA
- a CDS encoding M14 family metallopeptidase, protein MDIGISAAFDSGNIIVVDRTGDSFDLEIAKDHHSDFYQWFHFRLTGAAGRDVTLRILNAAGSAYPGGWQNYHARVSEDRRTWRQAADTSYADGVLTIRYRPATNNAWFAYFAPYSMERHHDLVARIAARPGVTYASLGRTLDGQELDCLTIAGGKKQVWLYARQHPGESMAEWWMEGALERLTDPQDSVARALRCAATFHIVPNMNPDGSQLGHLRTNAAGVNLNREWHEPSLTRSPEVLHTLNRMVETGVDFAMDVHGDEAIPHVFIAGFEGIPNWTERQGQLYHRFRDTLAQRTPDFQTVHGYDTAAPGKANLSMSTNQLANRFGCVAMTLEMPFKDNDDLPDGEFGWSPARSIRLAEDCLATLCEMIDAI, encoded by the coding sequence ATGGATATCGGGATTTCGGCTGCATTTGACAGCGGCAACATCATCGTCGTCGATCGCACCGGCGACAGTTTCGATCTGGAGATCGCCAAGGACCATCATTCCGATTTCTACCAGTGGTTCCATTTCCGGCTGACCGGGGCTGCCGGCCGCGACGTGACCCTGCGAATCCTGAATGCGGCCGGATCCGCTTATCCCGGCGGCTGGCAGAATTATCACGCCCGCGTTTCGGAAGATCGGCGGACATGGCGGCAGGCAGCCGATACCAGCTATGCCGATGGGGTGCTGACGATCCGCTACCGGCCGGCCACCAACAATGCGTGGTTCGCCTATTTCGCGCCTTATTCGATGGAACGGCACCATGATCTGGTCGCGCGGATCGCGGCGCGGCCCGGCGTCACCTATGCGTCGCTTGGCCGCACGCTCGACGGGCAGGAACTGGATTGCCTCACCATCGCCGGCGGCAAGAAGCAGGTCTGGCTCTACGCCCGCCAGCATCCCGGCGAATCCATGGCCGAATGGTGGATGGAAGGCGCACTCGAACGGTTGACCGATCCGCAGGACAGCGTTGCCCGCGCGCTACGCTGTGCCGCGACCTTTCATATCGTTCCCAATATGAACCCAGATGGTTCGCAGCTTGGCCATCTTCGTACCAATGCGGCGGGTGTCAACCTCAACCGCGAATGGCATGAACCGTCGCTCACGCGCAGTCCGGAGGTGCTTCACACGCTCAACCGGATGGTTGAAACCGGTGTCGATTTCGCGATGGACGTGCATGGCGACGAAGCGATCCCCCATGTCTTCATCGCCGGTTTCGAAGGCATTCCCAACTGGACCGAACGGCAGGGGCAACTCTACCACCGCTTTCGCGATACGCTGGCGCAGCGCACGCCCGATTTCCAGACGGTGCACGGCTATGACACCGCAGCGCCCGGCAAGGCCAATCTGTCGATGTCGACCAACCAGCTTGCCAACCGCTTCGGCTGCGTCGCGATGACCCTGGAAATGCCGTTCAAGGATAATGACGACCTGCCCGACGGCGAATTTGGCTGGTCGCCCGCGCGATCGATCCGGCTGGCGGAGGATTGCCTGGCCACGCTGTGCGAAATGATCGACGCGATCTGA
- a CDS encoding nuclear transport factor 2 family protein: MTLRLEDIERIKQLKHRYMRMLDSGDNDGLTGCFVPEATIRYEGGSYLYEAGSRDEIIGMLSQMQNNQFVGMHLALMPEITVHDADTAEGRWYMVDWAVNMATNRMTHGTALYQDRYVRRDGEWRILHSGYVRLFERVETLAEPIDLKSHVFARFGPPMLGGVLPR, from the coding sequence ATGACGTTGCGGCTGGAGGATATCGAACGCATCAAGCAGCTCAAGCATCGCTACATGCGGATGCTGGACAGCGGCGACAATGACGGCCTTACCGGCTGTTTCGTGCCCGAGGCGACGATCCGCTACGAAGGCGGCTCCTACCTGTACGAGGCCGGAAGCCGCGATGAGATCATCGGCATGCTGAGCCAGATGCAGAACAACCAGTTTGTCGGCATGCATCTGGCGCTGATGCCTGAAATCACGGTCCATGATGCCGATACGGCCGAGGGCCGCTGGTACATGGTCGACTGGGCGGTCAACATGGCGACCAACCGGATGACCCATGGCACCGCGCTCTATCAGGATCGCTATGTTCGCCGCGACGGCGAATGGCGAATCCTCCATTCGGGCTATGTCCGCCTGTTCGAACGGGTGGAGACGCTGGCCGAACCGATCGATCTGAAAAGCCATGTTTTCGCGCGCTTCGGCCCGCCGATGCTGGGGGGCGTGCTGCCGCGCTGA
- a CDS encoding HAD family hydrolase: MSHKLRAVVFDVGHVLFDWHPRHLYARLIPDPAALEDFVTRVVTFDWHSQHDAGRPFAETSAELSALYPEHAGLIAQYGPRFSESIPGPIPGSHDIVAALDAAGVPLFALTNFSAEFWPPFRAPNAALFDRFCDILVSGEERLVKPDPAIFALAMRRFGLAPGEALFVDDRPENVAAGEDAGLIGHVFRDAPALRTDLVARGLLRDDPQPIS, encoded by the coding sequence CTGAGCCACAAGCTCCGGGCCGTCGTTTTCGACGTCGGCCACGTCCTGTTCGACTGGCACCCACGGCACCTCTACGCCCGCCTGATCCCCGATCCGGCGGCGCTGGAGGATTTCGTCACGCGTGTCGTCACCTTCGACTGGCACAGCCAGCACGATGCGGGCCGCCCATTTGCCGAGACCAGTGCGGAGCTTTCCGCGCTGTACCCGGAACATGCCGGGCTGATCGCGCAATATGGCCCGCGTTTCAGCGAATCCATTCCCGGCCCGATTCCCGGCAGCCATGATATCGTCGCCGCGCTCGATGCCGCTGGCGTGCCGCTGTTCGCGCTGACCAACTTTTCAGCCGAATTCTGGCCGCCATTTCGGGCGCCGAATGCCGCGCTGTTCGATCGCTTCTGCGACATCCTCGTCTCCGGCGAGGAGCGGCTGGTGAAGCCCGATCCTGCAATCTTTGCGCTGGCGATGCGGCGATTCGGCCTGGCCCCCGGCGAAGCGCTGTTCGTCGACGATCGCCCTGAAAATGTGGCCGCGGGCGAAGATGCCGGGCTGATCGGCCATGTCTTTCGCGATGCGCCGGCCCTGCGCACCGATCTGGTAGCGCGCGGCCTGCTGCGCGATGATCCCCAACCGATCAGCTGA
- a CDS encoding TadE/TadG family type IV pilus assembly protein, with protein MPKKSLRQDISGIAMVEFALCIPPVLLLGLTGIETANFVMANLRISQIAMTTADNAARVRDSIDEYDINELFIGAKQVGAAARFADHGRVILSSVEPRTVAPLTTSVGGKDVPNQWIRWQRCYGMKNVASTYGAPRTAGNAIIADGTEASSTPSDQIKSVPKVGVLDTPTGIGPTANQIGAVSGTAVMFVEVFYDYQPIVWTSLLRNHTIRYTSAFNVRQRKDQVMKTAGLAANTWSTCNRYYT; from the coding sequence ATGCCTAAGAAATCCCTTCGCCAGGACATAAGCGGTATCGCCATGGTGGAATTCGCGCTGTGCATTCCGCCGGTGCTGCTGCTGGGCCTTACCGGCATCGAAACCGCCAATTTTGTGATGGCCAATCTGCGCATCAGCCAGATCGCGATGACGACCGCCGACAACGCGGCACGCGTGCGCGACAGCATCGACGAATATGACATCAACGAACTGTTCATCGGCGCCAAGCAGGTAGGCGCCGCCGCCAGATTCGCCGATCATGGGCGGGTGATCCTATCGAGCGTGGAACCGCGCACCGTGGCCCCCCTCACCACATCCGTCGGGGGCAAGGACGTTCCCAACCAGTGGATTCGCTGGCAGCGCTGCTATGGCATGAAGAATGTTGCGTCGACCTATGGCGCACCGCGCACGGCCGGCAATGCCATCATCGCCGACGGCACCGAAGCCAGCAGCACGCCGAGCGACCAGATCAAATCCGTGCCCAAGGTCGGCGTGCTCGATACCCCCACGGGCATCGGCCCCACCGCCAACCAGATCGGCGCCGTCAGCGGCACGGCGGTGATGTTCGTCGAGGTTTTCTACGATTATCAGCCGATCGTGTGGACCAGCCTGCTGCGCAATCACACGATCCGCTACACCAGCGCCTTCAACGTCCGCCAGCGCAAGGACCAGGTGATGAAGACGGCCGGGCTGGCCGCCAATACCTGGTCCACCTGCAATCGTTACTATACCTGA
- a CDS encoding DUF72 domain-containing protein — translation MAGRIRVGIGGWTYESWRGLFYPDGLAKTKELAYAAARLTAIEINSTYYSTQKPESWRKWADATPDGFMFSVKASRFCTNRRVLADAGDSIAKFMGQGLDQLGDKLGPILWQFMATKAFDKGDFAAFLGLLPAKLGDRPLRHAVEVRHPSFVDPAFVDLARDHGVAIVFADHAEYPAIPDHTADFTYARLQQSREDEPTGYSPAELDQWAALAGNWVAAGDAFIFFISGGKARNPAAAEALIARVS, via the coding sequence ATGGCCGGGCGGATCCGCGTCGGCATTGGCGGCTGGACCTATGAATCGTGGCGCGGCCTGTTCTACCCCGATGGTTTGGCCAAGACGAAGGAACTGGCCTATGCCGCCGCGCGGCTGACCGCGATCGAGATCAATTCGACCTATTACAGCACGCAAAAGCCGGAAAGCTGGCGCAAGTGGGCGGATGCGACGCCCGATGGCTTCATGTTCAGCGTCAAGGCGTCGCGCTTCTGCACCAACCGGCGTGTGCTGGCGGATGCGGGCGATTCGATCGCCAAGTTCATGGGGCAGGGGCTGGATCAGCTGGGCGACAAGCTTGGCCCGATCCTGTGGCAGTTCATGGCGACCAAGGCGTTTGATAAGGGTGACTTCGCAGCCTTCCTGGGCCTGCTGCCCGCCAAGCTCGGCGATCGCCCGCTGCGCCATGCGGTCGAGGTGCGGCATCCCAGCTTCGTCGATCCGGCCTTTGTCGATCTGGCGCGCGATCATGGCGTGGCGATCGTCTTTGCCGATCACGCCGAATATCCGGCCATCCCCGATCACACGGCCGATTTCACCTACGCCCGTCTCCAGCAATCGCGGGAAGATGAGCCGACCGGCTATAGCCCGGCCGAACTCGATCAATGGGCGGCGCTCGCCGGAAACTGGGTGGCTGCGGGCGACGCGTTCATCTTTTTCATCAGCGGGGGCAAGGCGCGCAACCCGGCAGCGGCCGAGGCGCTGATCGCCAGGGTCAGCTGA
- a CDS encoding VOC family protein codes for MSKITPCLWFATEAEDAARFYVSLVPDSRIDHVQRNPVDAPGGAAGTVLVVRFTLGGNRFMALNGGTAFAYTHAISFQIDCADQAQVDHLWDGLSAGGSIEQCGWLKDRYGVSWQIVPKVLGEYLGDPDLAKSGRVMQAMLGMVKIDIAGLRRAYDGG; via the coding sequence ATGTCGAAGATTACGCCATGCCTGTGGTTCGCCACCGAGGCCGAGGATGCGGCGCGTTTCTACGTCTCGCTGGTGCCCGATTCGCGAATCGATCATGTCCAGCGCAACCCGGTGGATGCGCCGGGCGGGGCTGCCGGAACGGTGCTGGTCGTTCGCTTCACGCTGGGCGGAAATCGCTTCATGGCGCTCAACGGCGGTACGGCGTTCGCCTATACCCACGCCATTTCGTTTCAGATCGATTGTGCCGATCAGGCACAGGTGGATCATCTGTGGGACGGGCTGTCCGCCGGCGGGTCGATCGAACAATGCGGCTGGCTGAAGGACCGTTACGGCGTGTCGTGGCAGATCGTGCCCAAGGTGCTGGGGGAATATCTGGGCGATCCCGATCTGGCAAAGTCCGGCCGGGTGATGCAGGCGATGCTCGGCATGGTGAAGATCGACATTGCCGGCCTGCGCCGCGCTTATGATGGCGGCTGA
- a CDS encoding DUF4136 domain-containing protein: MWLSRLAIFGSALALAGCAAQVPPVQVTRFHLGQPLAPGEVAVEPRDPTLAGSLEFRVQAGAVSAELARRNYRLAAGVSKSELVAVVDVMQRSRMDGNGGSPVSVGIGGGSYGGGVGLGGGISFPIGKAKSREVVQTELSVQLKRRSDGTVIWEGRARSEVRGGTPEATSEAIVRRLAAALFEDFPGESGRTVTVK; encoded by the coding sequence ATGTGGCTTAGCCGTCTTGCAATTTTTGGGTCCGCGCTCGCGCTTGCGGGGTGTGCGGCGCAGGTGCCGCCGGTGCAGGTGACGCGCTTCCATCTCGGCCAGCCGCTGGCGCCCGGCGAAGTGGCGGTCGAACCGCGCGATCCAACGCTGGCCGGCAGTCTGGAGTTTCGCGTCCAGGCCGGGGCGGTGAGCGCTGAACTGGCGCGCCGCAACTATCGGCTGGCGGCGGGTGTATCCAAATCCGAACTGGTCGCGGTGGTCGATGTGATGCAGCGCAGCCGGATGGACGGGAACGGCGGATCGCCCGTATCCGTGGGGATCGGCGGCGGCAGCTATGGCGGCGGTGTCGGGCTGGGCGGCGGGATCAGTTTCCCGATCGGCAAGGCGAAGTCGCGCGAAGTGGTGCAGACCGAACTTTCGGTTCAGCTCAAGCGGCGGTCGGACGGGACGGTGATCTGGGAGGGGCGGGCGCGATCCGAAGTGCGCGGCGGCACCCCCGAAGCCACGTCGGAAGCGATCGTGCGGCGGCTGGCGGCCGCATTGTTCGAAGATTTCCCCGGCGAATCGGGGCGTACGGTGACGGTGAAATAG